In a single window of the Gammaproteobacteria bacterium genome:
- a CDS encoding DegQ family serine endoprotease: protein MKRRGPLQIVWVLFLMLAVGTAQAALPEFTGLVQKNSPAVVNIRTVQVAENSRTSIGPEMLPDLPDGSPFNDFFNRFFEAQPEIPQEHRARGVGSGFIISSDGEILTNAHVVKDSDEIIVRLSDERELPAKVLGIDERTDVALIKVDADNLPVVKIGNSDDLAVGEWVLAIGSPFGFEHTATQGIVSAIGRNLPSETYVPFIQTDVAVNPGNSGGPLFNTEGKVVGVNSQIFSRSGGYMGLSFAIPINVAMNISGQLKEHGHVSRGWLGVTIQPVTRELAESFGLDRPRGALIAEVSDGSPADKAGLKRGDIILEYDGRAVSESAKLPPMVGSTKVESKVRVKILRGGSEKTMRVRIRPLEDPDQVATASPQGEKGRMDKMEMSVAALGQEERKNLGLKRGGVRVTSVASGPAARAGIRPGDVILSINNKPIEGVGDLKGSLDSLPDGKPVPVLVQRDSNAIFLALTVPKA, encoded by the coding sequence ATGAAACGAAGAGGGCCCTTGCAGATCGTCTGGGTGCTTTTTTTGATGCTGGCCGTGGGGACCGCGCAGGCTGCGCTTCCCGAATTCACGGGACTGGTGCAAAAAAACAGTCCGGCCGTGGTCAATATCCGTACGGTCCAGGTCGCCGAGAACAGCCGGACCAGTATCGGACCGGAGATGCTCCCGGACCTGCCGGACGGCAGCCCGTTCAACGATTTCTTCAATCGCTTCTTCGAAGCCCAGCCCGAGATTCCGCAAGAACACAGGGCGCGCGGCGTCGGTTCGGGTTTCATCATCTCCTCGGATGGCGAGATCCTCACCAACGCCCATGTCGTCAAGGATTCCGACGAGATTATCGTTCGGCTGTCGGACGAGCGGGAGCTGCCAGCAAAGGTGCTCGGTATCGATGAGAGAACCGACGTAGCGCTGATCAAGGTGGATGCCGACAACCTGCCGGTGGTCAAGATCGGTAACTCCGACGACCTGGCGGTCGGCGAGTGGGTCCTCGCCATCGGATCGCCGTTCGGCTTCGAGCACACCGCAACCCAGGGTATCGTCAGCGCCATCGGGCGCAATCTCCCCAGCGAAACCTACGTCCCCTTCATCCAGACCGACGTGGCGGTCAACCCCGGCAACTCGGGCGGCCCGCTGTTCAACACTGAAGGAAAGGTCGTGGGGGTGAACTCGCAGATCTTCAGCCGATCAGGCGGATACATGGGCCTTTCCTTCGCCATCCCGATCAACGTGGCCATGAACATCTCCGGACAGTTGAAGGAGCATGGACACGTCAGCAGGGGCTGGCTGGGGGTCACTATCCAGCCAGTGACTCGCGAACTGGCGGAATCGTTCGGGTTGGATCGTCCCCGGGGGGCGCTCATCGCCGAGGTCAGCGACGGCAGCCCGGCCGACAAGGCGGGCCTGAAGCGCGGCGACATTATACTCGAGTACGATGGTCGCGCCGTCAGCGAGTCGGCAAAGCTTCCACCGATGGTGGGTAGCACCAAAGTCGAGAGCAAGGTGCGGGTCAAGATCCTGCGCGGCGGTAGCGAGAAGACGATGCGCGTCCGCATCCGTCCCCTGGAGGACCCGGATCAGGTGGCCACCGCAAGCCCGCAAGGAGAAAAGGGCAGAATGGACAAGATGGAGATGTCCGTTGCAGCACTCGGCCAGGAAGAGCGCAAGAACCTCGGTCTCAAGCGCGGAGGTGTCAGGGTCACCAGTGTGGCGTCGGGTCCGGCGGCGCGGGCGGGTATCCGTCCGGGTGACGTCATCCTGAGCATCAACAACAAACCCATCGAAGGAGTGGGTGACCTGAAAGGCAGTCTGGACTCCCTGCCCGACGGCAAGCCGGTCCCCGTCCTTGTCCAGCGGGACAGCAACGCCATCTTTCTGGCACTGACGGTCCCCAAGGCCTAA
- a CDS encoding AAA family ATPase produces MYEAFYKLRADPFMMSPDHRFSYPHRSYTKARSHLEYGLLRGEGLVVVTGAPGMGKSTVISDVLEQYSRQHNIQVARLQTTQLETNELLRMVAYSFGINADRMDKPTALNRIEEYLHQQYDARRRVLLIIDEAQHLTEGSLEELRLLTNIQRDSNQRFQIFLLGQPQLQSLVRGPSMEQLRQRIVAISNFEPLDEEETREFILHRLTVAGWEGDPEITGEAVSLIHRFSEGIPRRINMICSRLLLHGAVDEKHLLDVDDVRGVLDELPLEMTEDSNRKTHNPPLRIPGRGSKTIKKYERWYAAARGEASGKPSAKPTMSSTAEKQLETVAHDALSDTDLDVDEFDTAHPETRSVDDEVDSLANLQDIKAPVHLRTVATREIPESPQYDSPTVSMDSTRVRNETEPRMYSSDDVAGDNQHIDEWERLKSSQSRAAMPTWVAAVLLFGVIFIGTLAVLYWVSGANGTVPDREVKGLDIPKKQLLHGHSGPDQGARETSPRVAAMESTRSETPDSGDAPGVAQVSGRAVISDEVEQALKTRSISVDRLSQSLRISLNSNAPFKQDSAQLLPPTRHSLEELARVLGHYNGFTVNVVAYSNDSAKTAGDESPRLSRLRARVIADYLIAHGLEGYPMRTEGLPADVRVGSPGSAVAADQVIDIYLTPVA; encoded by the coding sequence ATGTACGAAGCATTCTACAAGTTGCGCGCGGACCCCTTCATGATGAGCCCTGATCACCGGTTCTCGTATCCGCACCGCAGCTACACAAAGGCTCGCAGCCACCTCGAATACGGATTGCTGCGAGGTGAAGGGCTGGTCGTCGTTACCGGCGCCCCCGGCATGGGCAAATCCACGGTGATCAGCGATGTTCTGGAGCAGTACTCCAGACAGCACAACATTCAGGTTGCGCGCCTGCAGACTACGCAACTGGAAACCAACGAACTGCTGCGAATGGTGGCCTATTCCTTCGGGATCAACGCCGATCGAATGGACAAACCCACGGCGCTCAACCGGATCGAGGAATACCTGCACCAGCAGTATGACGCGCGTCGCAGAGTCCTGCTGATCATCGACGAAGCGCAGCACCTCACCGAGGGTTCGCTGGAGGAGCTTCGGTTACTGACCAACATTCAGCGCGACAGCAATCAACGCTTCCAGATCTTCCTCCTTGGGCAACCGCAGTTGCAGAGTCTCGTGAGAGGGCCTTCGATGGAGCAGTTGCGACAGAGGATCGTCGCAATCAGCAACTTCGAGCCGCTGGACGAGGAGGAGACCCGGGAGTTCATTCTCCACCGTCTCACTGTAGCCGGCTGGGAAGGCGATCCGGAGATCACTGGCGAGGCGGTGTCGCTCATTCACCGGTTCAGCGAGGGGATCCCCCGGCGGATCAATATGATCTGCAGCCGTTTGCTGCTCCACGGCGCGGTCGATGAAAAGCACCTGCTGGACGTGGATGATGTACGCGGCGTGCTGGACGAACTGCCCCTCGAGATGACGGAGGATTCGAACCGCAAAACCCACAACCCACCATTGAGAATACCGGGCAGGGGATCGAAGACGATCAAGAAATACGAGCGCTGGTACGCGGCCGCGCGCGGCGAGGCCTCGGGAAAACCGTCAGCGAAACCGACGATGTCCAGCACTGCCGAGAAACAACTAGAAACCGTGGCGCACGATGCCTTAAGTGACACGGATCTCGACGTGGACGAATTCGACACCGCACACCCGGAGACACGGAGTGTCGATGACGAAGTCGACTCGTTGGCGAATCTCCAGGACATCAAGGCGCCGGTGCATCTGAGGACGGTCGCAACGCGGGAAATCCCCGAGAGTCCCCAATATGATTCCCCGACCGTGTCCATGGACAGCACCCGGGTCCGAAACGAGACCGAACCCCGCATGTACTCCAGCGACGATGTCGCCGGGGATAATCAGCACATCGACGAATGGGAGCGGCTGAAAAGCTCCCAGTCTCGCGCCGCCATGCCGACATGGGTCGCGGCGGTGTTGCTGTTCGGTGTGATCTTCATCGGTACGCTTGCGGTGCTGTACTGGGTCAGCGGTGCGAACGGTACGGTACCGGACCGTGAGGTCAAGGGACTCGACATTCCGAAGAAACAACTGCTGCACGGTCACTCGGGCCCCGACCAGGGCGCACGGGAGACCTCTCCCCGGGTTGCCGCGATGGAGTCTACTCGCTCCGAGACGCCGGATTCGGGCGACGCACCCGGTGTCGCTCAGGTGAGCGGCAGGGCAGTCATCAGCGACGAGGTGGAACAGGCGCTCAAGACCCGTTCGATCAGCGTCGATCGTCTCTCTCAATCACTCAGAATCTCACTGAATTCCAACGCGCCCTTTAAGCAGGACAGTGCCCAACTGCTACCCCCGACGCGGCACTCCCTTGAAGAACTTGCCCGCGTACTGGGCCACTATAACGGGTTCACCGTCAACGTCGTCGCCTACTCCAACGACAGCGCTAAAACCGCCGGTGACGAGTCGCCCAGGCTCTCCCGCCTGCGTGCCAGGGTCATCGCTGACTACCTCATCGCCCACGGCCTGGAAGGATACCCAATGCGCACCGAGGGGCTCCCCGCGGACGTCAGGGTTGGTAGCCCGGGCAGCGCCGTCGCTGCTGATCAGGTGATCGACATCTACCTGACCCCGGTGGCGTAG
- the adk gene encoding adenylate kinase, whose protein sequence is MRVILLGGPGAGKGTQANYIKEKYDIPQISTGDMLRGHVKQGTELGKAAKKIMDEGGLVSDEIILGMVKERIAEPDCANGFLFDGFPRTLAQAEALKTDGVPIDSVVEIDVDDEEIVKRMSGRRVHLSSGRTYHVVFNPPRVEGKDDETGDDLIQRDDDQEETVRKRLAIYHDQTEPLVRYYSDWAASGEADAPRYIKIDGIGKVDEIRDKIFAGLG, encoded by the coding sequence ATGCGCGTCATTCTGCTGGGCGGCCCGGGTGCGGGTAAGGGCACTCAAGCCAATTACATCAAGGAGAAGTACGATATTCCCCAGATATCCACAGGGGACATGTTGCGAGGGCACGTCAAGCAGGGTACCGAACTCGGCAAGGCGGCGAAGAAGATCATGGACGAGGGTGGCCTGGTCTCGGACGAAATCATCCTCGGTATGGTGAAGGAACGCATCGCTGAACCCGACTGCGCCAACGGGTTCCTGTTCGATGGGTTTCCGCGCACCCTGGCGCAGGCCGAGGCGCTCAAGACCGATGGCGTGCCGATTGATTCGGTGGTCGAGATCGATGTCGACGACGAGGAGATCGTCAAGCGGATGAGCGGGCGGCGCGTGCACCTGTCTTCGGGGCGGACCTATCACGTGGTTTTCAACCCGCCGCGCGTGGAAGGCAAGGACGACGAGACGGGCGATGACCTGATCCAGCGCGACGACGATCAGGAAGAGACGGTACGAAAGCGTCTCGCGATATACCACGACCAGACCGAGCCCCTGGTGCGCTACTACTCGGACTGGGCGGCCAGCGGTGAGGCCGATGCCCCGAGATACATCAAGATCGACGGTATCGGCAAGGTCGACGAGATTCGGGACAAGATCTTCGCGGGCCTCGGTTGA
- a CDS encoding DUF3301 domain-containing protein, which translates to MSTGFGLLAIALLTWFWVDSLHARETALDRVARICRDMDIQLLDQTVRLGRMRLGRDRNGRVRLRRFYVFEYSLNGADRWHGVAIVLARFVEYVHIEHPDGPVVMDSRAKNDRNDPPEPPR; encoded by the coding sequence ATGAGCACCGGTTTCGGGCTGCTGGCGATCGCACTGCTGACCTGGTTCTGGGTCGATAGCCTCCATGCACGGGAGACCGCGCTCGATCGCGTGGCCAGAATCTGCCGGGATATGGACATCCAGTTGCTGGACCAGACGGTTCGGCTCGGCCGAATGAGGCTGGGCCGGGATCGGAACGGACGGGTGCGATTGCGCAGGTTCTATGTGTTCGAGTACAGCCTCAATGGCGCCGATCGCTGGCATGGCGTCGCCATCGTTCTGGCACGGTTCGTCGAGTACGTCCATATCGAACACCCCGATGGTCCCGTCGTGATGGATTCCCGGGCCAAAAACGATCGGAACGACCCTCCCGAACCTCCCCGGTAG
- a CDS encoding DUF3025 domain-containing protein — protein sequence MTASNQWRSDWADSSPMFEDLRELAGRTAWSDWPDCGELNALLADRVSTATGKNIRFSPQDHTLPLPGMSYEERIFHTGVVSTRCGNWHDLFNALMWVQWPGLKAAMNAAHCRGPAPGKGTNRSRLRDAITLLDESGLVVAASDRAHLEALREHQWKTLLFWDRGQWNRSIRTFIVGHALYEKALKPYPGMTGRSLLVQVDPDFFSLEPKLRYEVLDRHAASLLTGSPVPKTPRELGVLPLFGVPGWNSNKPDEAFYEDPWVFRPRENPARSPGPIITRCALTA from the coding sequence GTGACCGCCTCCAACCAGTGGCGTTCGGACTGGGCGGACTCGAGTCCGATGTTTGAGGACCTGCGCGAACTGGCCGGGCGGACCGCTTGGTCGGACTGGCCTGATTGCGGCGAACTGAACGCGCTGCTGGCAGACCGGGTGAGCACAGCAACCGGTAAAAACATTCGCTTTTCACCGCAAGACCACACCCTGCCGCTACCCGGGATGTCCTATGAAGAGCGCATCTTCCACACAGGCGTCGTCAGCACCCGGTGTGGAAACTGGCACGACCTGTTCAACGCCCTGATGTGGGTGCAGTGGCCGGGGCTGAAGGCGGCGATGAACGCTGCGCACTGTCGGGGACCGGCGCCCGGCAAGGGAACCAACCGGTCCCGCTTACGGGACGCCATTACCCTCCTCGACGAATCCGGCCTCGTTGTGGCGGCCAGTGATCGCGCACATCTCGAAGCGCTGCGCGAGCACCAGTGGAAGACGCTGTTGTTCTGGGACCGCGGGCAGTGGAATCGTTCCATTCGCACCTTCATCGTCGGACATGCGCTGTACGAGAAGGCGCTGAAGCCCTACCCTGGCATGACCGGACGCAGCCTGCTGGTCCAGGTCGACCCGGATTTTTTCTCCCTCGAACCGAAACTCCGGTACGAGGTCCTGGATCGACACGCCGCAAGTCTGCTGACCGGCTCGCCCGTACCGAAAACACCCCGCGAACTCGGCGTCCTGCCGCTATTTGGCGTTCCGGGATGGAACTCGAACAAACCGGATGAGGCGTTCTACGAGGATCCCTGGGTCTTCCGCCCCAGGGAGAACCCGGCCCGTTCACCGGGTCCGATCATTACGAGGTGCGCACTGACTGCATAG
- a CDS encoding 6-phosphofructokinase: MSKKNAFYAQSGGVTAVINASACGVIETARDHKDRIGKVYAGRNGIIGALAEDLIDTSKESKRAIAALRHTPSGAFGSCRYKLKSLEENHAEYERLIEVFETHNIGYFFYNGGGDSADTCLKVSQLSKSMGYPIQAIHVPKTVDNDLPITDNCPGFGSVAKYIAVSTREASFDVASMAKTSTKVFVLEVMGRHAGWIAAAGGLASDEHTEIPIIILFPEVTFDKDKFLARAKELVEKFGYVTVVVSEGARWPDGSFLAEAGTRDAFGHAQLGGAAPVVAGMVKDALGYKYHWAVADYLQRAARHIASKSDVDQAYEVGRVAVKYALKGKNSVMPAIVRTSDKPYRWKIGQADLSKVANKEKMMPAGFISQDGFGITAKCRSYLEPLIKGEAYPPYKNGLPQYVRLKNVAVPRKLDDFDVKP; encoded by the coding sequence ATGTCCAAGAAGAACGCCTTTTACGCCCAATCCGGGGGGGTCACCGCCGTCATCAACGCGTCGGCCTGTGGCGTGATCGAAACCGCCCGAGATCACAAGGACAGGATTGGCAAGGTCTATGCGGGCCGCAACGGCATCATCGGTGCACTGGCTGAGGACCTGATCGACACCAGCAAGGAATCGAAACGCGCCATCGCGGCGCTCCGTCATACACCATCGGGCGCGTTCGGATCCTGCCGCTACAAACTGAAGAGTCTGGAAGAGAACCACGCGGAGTACGAACGCCTGATCGAGGTATTCGAGACACACAATATCGGATACTTCTTCTATAACGGTGGTGGTGACTCGGCCGATACCTGCCTCAAGGTGTCACAACTGTCCAAGAGTATGGGCTATCCGATACAGGCGATCCACGTCCCCAAGACTGTCGACAACGATCTCCCGATCACGGACAACTGCCCCGGTTTCGGATCCGTCGCCAAGTACATCGCTGTCTCCACCCGCGAGGCCAGTTTCGATGTCGCATCGATGGCCAAGACCTCCACCAAGGTCTTCGTCCTCGAGGTGATGGGGCGTCACGCCGGCTGGATCGCGGCCGCAGGCGGCCTGGCCTCGGACGAGCATACCGAGATCCCGATCATCATCCTGTTTCCCGAAGTCACCTTCGACAAGGACAAGTTTCTCGCCCGCGCGAAGGAGCTGGTCGAGAAGTTCGGATACGTCACTGTCGTCGTCTCCGAGGGCGCCCGCTGGCCGGACGGCAGTTTCCTCGCCGAGGCGGGAACCCGCGATGCGTTCGGTCACGCCCAGCTCGGCGGGGCCGCTCCCGTGGTGGCCGGTATGGTCAAGGACGCGCTCGGCTATAAGTATCACTGGGCCGTGGCCGACTACCTGCAGCGCGCGGCCCGCCATATCGCCTCGAAATCGGACGTCGACCAAGCCTACGAAGTCGGCAGGGTGGCGGTCAAGTATGCCCTCAAGGGCAAGAACTCTGTCATGCCCGCGATCGTCCGCACCTCCGACAAGCCCTATCGCTGGAAGATCGGCCAGGCCGATCTTTCCAAGGTCGCCAACAAAGAGAAGATGATGCCGGCAGGTTTCATCAGCCAGGATGGATTCGGGATCACGGCGAAGTGCCGCAGCTATCTGGAGCCGTTGATCAAGGGCGAGGCCTATCCGCCCTACAAAAACGGCCTACCGCAGTATGTTCGACTGAAGAATGTCGCCGTGCCGCGCAAGCTGGACGATTTCGACGTCAAGCCCTGA
- a CDS encoding L,D-transpeptidase family protein: MNLTRLLAMLGAAILASPDTEAATYPLPPEGDSVIGQIRYVLPEYDDTFVDLAWENNVGYRELQLANPGIDPWIPGADARVAIPSSHILPDTPREGIVLNVPEMRLYYYPKAAKGEPAKVITYPISIGRQDWRTPLGLTRLIRKDRNPAWYPPESIRAEHEARGDPLEEVVPPGPDNPLGTRALRLGIPGYLLHGTNKPAGIGMQVTHGCIRLFPEDIENLYEQVAVGTPVRIVDQPYKTGWHNGELYLEVHPPLDREEGGAKDLTPIVRHLEETAELEGIKLDWALARNLASNPNGLPVAVSLSNTAGGGASPNGLSTVQTATRDDEPTEDTVSPEIF, from the coding sequence ATGAACCTGACACGCCTCCTCGCGATGCTGGGAGCTGCGATCCTCGCGTCACCGGACACCGAAGCCGCAACCTACCCGCTGCCGCCGGAGGGCGACAGCGTCATTGGACAGATACGCTATGTCCTTCCCGAATACGACGACACCTTCGTCGATCTGGCCTGGGAAAACAATGTGGGCTACCGTGAACTGCAACTCGCCAATCCTGGTATCGATCCCTGGATCCCAGGTGCGGACGCCCGTGTCGCGATTCCATCCAGCCATATCCTCCCGGATACACCGCGCGAGGGAATCGTTCTCAATGTGCCGGAGATGCGGCTGTATTACTACCCCAAGGCCGCGAAGGGAGAGCCGGCCAAGGTCATCACCTACCCGATCAGCATTGGCCGGCAGGACTGGCGAACCCCGCTCGGACTGACCCGGTTGATCAGGAAGGACAGGAATCCCGCCTGGTATCCTCCAGAATCGATCCGTGCCGAACACGAAGCCCGGGGCGACCCTCTGGAAGAGGTGGTTCCCCCCGGACCCGACAACCCCCTCGGCACCCGTGCACTGCGCCTTGGCATCCCCGGATACCTCCTGCATGGCACCAACAAACCCGCCGGGATCGGCATGCAGGTCACCCACGGCTGCATTCGGCTTTTCCCCGAGGACATCGAGAACCTGTACGAGCAGGTCGCGGTGGGGACACCGGTGCGGATCGTGGACCAGCCCTACAAGACCGGATGGCACAATGGGGAACTCTATCTCGAGGTTCACCCTCCTCTGGACCGTGAAGAAGGCGGCGCGAAGGACCTGACACCGATCGTCAGGCACCTCGAGGAAACTGCCGAATTAGAGGGAATCAAACTGGACTGGGCCCTGGCTAGAAACCTCGCGAGCAACCCGAACGGACTCCCCGTAGCGGTTTCCCTTTCGAACACCGCCGGCGGCGGGGCGTCTCCGAATGGGCTGAGCACCGTACAGACGGCGACGCGGGACGACGAGCCGACCGAAGACACCGTCAGCCCGGAAATTTTCTGA
- a CDS encoding putative molybdenum carrier protein produces the protein MLSNGGPGQVRAIRIVSGGQTGVDRGALDAALDLGVPAGGWCPRGRLAEDGPIPGRYPLREHRSAVYSRRTEQNVRDSDATVILHFGRLEGGTRLTAAYCRRFDKICLLLDMARLSQARAVDMLSDFVAGRSIHVLNVAGPRASNWPEAHRVSRAVIGAFLARRPSNAGGKGT, from the coding sequence TTGCTGAGCAACGGGGGACCTGGCCAGGTCCGGGCGATCCGGATCGTCTCCGGTGGCCAGACCGGTGTCGACCGGGGGGCACTCGACGCGGCGCTCGATCTGGGTGTTCCCGCGGGTGGATGGTGCCCGCGCGGGCGCCTGGCCGAGGATGGACCCATCCCCGGTCGCTATCCCTTGCGCGAGCACCGATCGGCGGTTTATTCCCGACGTACCGAGCAGAATGTACGGGACAGCGACGCGACGGTCATATTGCACTTCGGCAGGCTCGAGGGAGGGACCCGGCTGACGGCAGCGTATTGCAGACGCTTCGACAAGATCTGTCTGCTGCTCGATATGGCGCGGCTTTCGCAGGCCCGAGCGGTGGATATGCTCAGCGACTTCGTCGCCGGCCGTTCGATTCACGTCCTCAACGTGGCGGGGCCTCGGGCCAGCAACTGGCCCGAGGCACATCGGGTCTCCCGAGCGGTGATCGGTGCGTTTCTGGCCCGGAGGCCGTCGAATGCGGGTGGTAAAGGCACTTGA